A single region of the Solwaraspora sp. WMMD406 genome encodes:
- a CDS encoding helix-turn-helix domain-containing protein, which produces MLVLDTRSLPARERAEAFQATVSANCSASMATFEDPAAIHAKMTVSDFGAAKVFNIDASGTTLRRTPAIARSSAETSIVLALPMRTDNHLSWAREDRLYGPRDLMLVDLSLPYVYGWEGGGASYALHVDVDQLGVPRDMIHAAAREPRRSPLYDLVRDHVARVTAQAEQLADGPGAAELGAASAELMRALVVSAAGDGRRLGDAMQSSMQARVQAYVRTNLRDPDLTPARIAAANAISLRALYKLYETMGQSLERSIIEQRLQGARTDLTASHRRYTSIAALARAWGFSNPSFFSTKFREAFGVTPRQLVAARAVPGRRELATSSSAGDGGLG; this is translated from the coding sequence ATGCTCGTTCTCGACACGCGGTCGCTGCCGGCCAGGGAACGCGCCGAGGCGTTCCAGGCCACGGTCAGCGCGAACTGTTCGGCCAGCATGGCGACGTTCGAGGACCCAGCGGCGATCCACGCGAAGATGACGGTTTCCGACTTCGGCGCCGCGAAGGTGTTCAACATCGACGCGTCCGGCACCACGCTACGCCGTACGCCGGCGATCGCCCGGTCCAGCGCCGAGACGTCGATCGTGCTGGCCCTGCCGATGCGCACCGACAACCACCTGAGCTGGGCCCGCGAAGATCGGCTGTACGGGCCACGGGACCTGATGCTGGTCGACCTGTCGCTGCCCTACGTCTACGGCTGGGAGGGCGGCGGAGCCTCGTACGCCCTGCATGTGGACGTCGACCAGCTCGGCGTGCCCCGCGACATGATCCACGCCGCCGCCCGGGAACCACGCCGCAGCCCGCTCTACGACCTGGTCCGTGACCACGTCGCCCGGGTGACCGCGCAGGCCGAGCAGCTGGCCGACGGTCCCGGTGCCGCCGAGCTCGGGGCCGCGTCCGCCGAGTTGATGCGGGCGCTGGTGGTCTCGGCGGCCGGCGACGGCCGGCGGCTCGGCGACGCCATGCAGTCGTCGATGCAGGCCAGGGTCCAGGCGTACGTGCGTACCAATTTGCGCGATCCTGACCTGACCCCGGCGCGGATCGCGGCGGCGAACGCCATCTCGCTGCGTGCCCTGTACAAGCTGTACGAGACGATGGGGCAGAGCCTGGAACGGTCCATCATCGAGCAACGCCTGCAGGGTGCCCGGACCGACCTGACGGCGTCGCACCGCCGGTACACCTCGATCGCCGCGCTCGCCCGTGCCTGGGGTTTCTCCAACCCGAGCTTCTTCTCCACCAAGTTCCGGGAAGCCTTCGGTGTCACGCCCCGGCAGCTGGTCGCGGCGCGAGCCGTACCCGGTCGGCGCGAGCTGGCGACCTCGTCTTCGGCGGGCGACGGCGGCCTCGGCTGA
- a CDS encoding DUF1152 domain-containing protein: protein MVLVDGGTDILLRGDESVLGTPVEDVTSLAAVAGIDLAVKLVTCLGFGIDAYHGVNHVQVLENIAALDRDGGYLGALSIPGASWEATLYRDAVADAQAATPQRPSIVNGQIAAATAGAFGDVRFTRRTSGSPLFVNPLMAAYFTVDLDKLAARCLYLDRIENTYGRRQVITRVEAFRDEVATRVPRAYPH from the coding sequence GTGGTCCTGGTCGACGGCGGCACCGACATCCTGTTGCGCGGCGACGAGAGCGTCCTCGGCACCCCGGTCGAGGACGTCACCAGCCTCGCCGCCGTGGCCGGCATCGACCTCGCCGTCAAGCTGGTGACCTGCCTCGGCTTCGGCATCGACGCCTACCACGGGGTCAACCACGTCCAGGTGCTGGAGAACATCGCCGCGTTGGACCGCGACGGCGGGTACCTCGGTGCGTTGTCGATCCCCGGTGCCAGTTGGGAAGCCACGCTCTACCGCGACGCGGTCGCCGACGCCCAGGCGGCGACGCCGCAGCGGCCGAGCATCGTCAACGGGCAGATCGCGGCGGCCACCGCCGGCGCGTTCGGCGACGTGCGGTTCACCCGGCGCACCAGCGGCAGCCCGCTGTTCGTCAACCCACTGATGGCGGCCTACTTCACCGTCGACCTCGACAAGCTCGCCGCCCGATGCCTCTACCTCGACCGGATCGAGAACACCTACGGCAGACGGCAGGTGATCACGCGCGTCGAGGCGTTCCGCGACGAGGTTGCCACCCGCGTCCCCCGCGCGTACCCGCACTGA
- a CDS encoding DUF2089 domain-containing protein: MDWQELTDLTRGQPFVVERVRLADSGVAVEGQFEPPQLAQLSADDQVFVAAFVRSHGSIKEMERIFGVSYPTVKSRLNRIAEQLDFVEQLDIADTDPASASAEVVDRLRRGEISVQQALAELDGPR; this comes from the coding sequence GTGGACTGGCAGGAGTTGACCGACCTGACGCGCGGGCAGCCGTTCGTGGTCGAGCGGGTGCGGCTGGCCGACAGCGGCGTCGCCGTCGAGGGCCAGTTCGAGCCGCCGCAGCTGGCCCAACTCAGCGCCGACGACCAGGTGTTCGTCGCCGCGTTCGTCCGGTCGCACGGGTCGATCAAGGAGATGGAGCGGATCTTCGGGGTGAGCTACCCGACGGTCAAGTCCCGGCTCAACCGGATCGCCGAGCAGCTCGATTTCGTCGAGCAGCTCGACATCGCCGACACCGATCCGGCATCGGCCAGCGCCGAGGTCGTCGACCGGCTGCGGCGCGGGGAGATCAGCGTCCAGCAGGCGCTGGCCGAGCTGGACGGTCCCCGATGA
- a CDS encoding MBL fold metallo-hydrolase, producing MSEMRITHIGGPTTLIEVAGWRILTDPTFDDPGRTYRFGWGTASRKLAGPAVPADTLGHIDVVLLTHDHHADNLDDAGRALLPYADRVVTTMAGSRRLGAAALGRVAVVGSGPVVSTGSVVGLAPWGGTELTAPGRPTVEVTATPCRHGPPLSRPVAGEVTGFALRWPGQRYGVLWITGDTVLYPGVRQVAQRFPIGTMVLHLGAVRFGLTGPLRYTMTAADGVELCALVEARTVVPVHYEGWDHFTEGRAAVEAAFTVAPEPVRRSLRWLTPGTATPLPV from the coding sequence ATGAGCGAGATGCGGATCACCCACATCGGCGGTCCCACCACGCTGATCGAGGTGGCCGGCTGGCGGATCCTGACCGATCCGACGTTCGACGATCCCGGCCGGACCTACCGGTTCGGCTGGGGCACGGCGTCACGCAAACTGGCCGGCCCGGCGGTGCCGGCGGACACGCTGGGCCACATCGACGTGGTCCTGTTGACCCACGACCACCACGCCGACAACCTCGACGACGCCGGCCGGGCGCTGTTGCCGTACGCCGACCGGGTCGTCACCACGATGGCCGGCAGCCGTCGCCTCGGGGCCGCCGCCCTTGGCCGCGTGGCGGTGGTCGGCTCCGGGCCGGTGGTCAGTACCGGCTCGGTCGTCGGGCTCGCGCCGTGGGGCGGCACCGAGCTGACCGCGCCGGGTCGTCCGACAGTCGAGGTGACCGCGACTCCGTGTCGGCACGGGCCGCCGCTGAGCCGCCCGGTGGCGGGTGAGGTGACCGGGTTCGCGTTGCGCTGGCCGGGCCAGCGGTACGGCGTGTTGTGGATCACCGGTGACACGGTGCTCTACCCCGGGGTACGGCAGGTGGCGCAGCGGTTCCCGATCGGCACGATGGTGCTGCATCTGGGGGCGGTGCGGTTCGGCCTGACCGGCCCGCTGCGGTACACGATGACAGCCGCCGACGGTGTCGAGCTGTGCGCCCTGGTGGAGGCGCGCACGGTGGTGCCGGTGCACTACGAGGGCTGGGACCACTTCACCGAGGGCCGCGCGGCGGTCGAGGCCGCGTTCACCGTCGCCCCGGAGCCGGTACGGCGCAGCCTGCGTTGGCTGACCCCCGGCACGGCCACGCCCCTGCCGGTCTGA
- a CDS encoding alpha/beta hydrolase, which translates to MFRTLHRKRLPRLALAVAVLLGASATAAVSGAAAGPAATTAGHHHHHGPKPTVVLVHGAFADASGWTDVARTLLRKGYPVIAPANPLRGVDSDAAYLRSVLDTIDGPIVLVGHSYGGFVTTSAATGDPDVKALVYVAAFAPDAGDTVGGLSGQFPGSRLDPTALDIRPYPGGNDGYIKTSVFRSVFAADVPAGTAAVMAATQRPADLATLGQPAGEPAWATIPSWTLVATDDQVIPAAAQRFMAQRAGARVTEVKASHAVMVSRPGPTTDVILAAIKGVS; encoded by the coding sequence ATGTTCAGAACCTTGCACCGGAAGCGGTTGCCGCGTCTGGCCCTGGCGGTCGCCGTACTGCTCGGGGCGAGCGCCACCGCAGCGGTGAGCGGTGCGGCAGCCGGTCCGGCCGCGACGACGGCCGGCCACCATCACCACCACGGTCCCAAGCCGACGGTCGTGCTCGTGCACGGCGCGTTCGCCGACGCGTCCGGCTGGACCGACGTGGCCCGCACCCTGCTACGCAAGGGCTACCCGGTGATCGCCCCGGCCAACCCGCTGCGCGGCGTCGACTCCGACGCGGCCTACCTGCGCAGCGTGCTGGACACCATCGACGGCCCGATCGTGCTGGTCGGCCACTCGTACGGCGGTTTCGTCACGACCTCCGCCGCGACCGGCGACCCGGACGTGAAAGCGCTGGTGTACGTCGCGGCGTTCGCCCCCGACGCCGGTGACACCGTCGGCGGCCTGTCCGGCCAGTTCCCCGGCAGCCGACTCGACCCGACCGCCCTCGACATCCGCCCCTACCCGGGCGGCAACGACGGCTACATCAAGACGTCGGTGTTCCGGTCGGTGTTCGCCGCCGACGTGCCGGCCGGCACCGCCGCCGTGATGGCCGCCACCCAACGCCCGGCCGACCTCGCCACGCTCGGCCAGCCGGCCGGCGAACCCGCCTGGGCCACGATCCCGTCGTGGACGTTGGTCGCCACCGACGACCAGGTCATCCCGGCCGCCGCCCAACGGTTCATGGCGCAGCGGGCGGGCGCCCGAGTCACCGAGGTGAAGGCGTCGCACGCCGTCATGGTGTCCAGGCCCGGCCCGACCACCGACGTCATCCTCGCCGCGATCAAGGGAGTGTCCTGA
- a CDS encoding cellulose binding domain-containing protein, protein MPETTCSGRWPCTVHPANSAAAAAAQPIAYFGAHGVSDVIASGRSMRDRFVRNNGCTPQNPPEPPVGSLTHCTTTYSGCRAGYPVVWAAFDGGHIAAPQDGAPGDSGTRTWLPGETWDFFTQFGATPGPDPTTSPPNPTPPPGPTTPPPATGACTATYRTIGSWPGGFQGEVTVRAGSAAINGWTTRWTFASGQGISQSWNGTLNVSGSTVTVRNVEYNGQLPAGGTATFGFLGTGSPSSPAVSCTSP, encoded by the coding sequence GTGCCCGAGACGACGTGTTCCGGGCGGTGGCCCTGTACGGTCCACCCCGCGAACTCAGCGGCTGCAGCGGCGGCACAGCCGATCGCGTACTTCGGGGCGCACGGCGTCAGTGACGTCATTGCCAGCGGCCGGTCGATGCGGGACCGGTTCGTCCGCAACAACGGCTGCACGCCGCAGAACCCGCCGGAGCCGCCGGTCGGCAGCCTGACCCACTGCACCACCACGTACTCGGGTTGCCGGGCCGGTTACCCGGTGGTGTGGGCGGCGTTCGACGGTGGTCACATCGCCGCACCGCAGGACGGTGCCCCCGGTGACAGCGGCACCCGGACCTGGCTGCCGGGGGAGACCTGGGACTTCTTCACCCAGTTCGGTGCCACGCCGGGTCCGGACCCGACGACCTCGCCGCCGAATCCGACCCCGCCGCCGGGACCGACGACTCCACCGCCCGCGACTGGTGCGTGCACCGCGACGTACCGGACCATCGGTTCGTGGCCGGGCGGCTTCCAGGGCGAGGTCACCGTCCGGGCCGGCAGCGCGGCGATCAACGGCTGGACCACCCGGTGGACTTTCGCCAGCGGTCAGGGCATCAGCCAGAGCTGGAACGGCACGCTGAACGTCAGCGGGTCGACCGTGACCGTCCGTAACGTCGAGTACAACGGCCAACTGCCGGCCGGCGGTACGGCGACCTTCGGGTTTCTCGGCACCGGCTCCCCGTCAAGCCCGGCGGTGAGCTGCACCAGCCCGTAA
- a CDS encoding alpha/beta hydrolase produces the protein MPYVTTVDGAEIFYKDWGPASGRPVVLSHGWPLNSDSWQIQALFLAENGFRVIAHDRRGHGRSTQTWDGNEMDTYADDLATLIDTLDLRDVTLVGFSTGGGEVARYVGRHGTGRVAQVVLVSAVPPLMLRTPDNPGGVPIEVFDGIRAGSLADRSQTYRDLADGPFFGNNRPGVIVSQGIRDAFWLQSMASGHRNAYECIAAFSATDFRPDLDAIDVPTLVIHGDDDQVVPFAVGGQASAARVKNARLLVYPGAPHGITDTHPEQLGRDLLDFLTTAP, from the coding sequence ATGCCGTACGTGACCACAGTCGACGGCGCCGAGATCTTCTACAAGGACTGGGGCCCCGCCTCGGGCCGACCGGTGGTGCTCAGCCACGGCTGGCCGCTGAACTCCGACAGCTGGCAGATCCAGGCGTTGTTCTTGGCCGAGAACGGGTTCCGGGTGATCGCCCACGACCGGCGCGGCCACGGCAGGTCGACCCAGACGTGGGACGGCAACGAGATGGACACCTACGCCGACGACCTGGCCACCCTGATCGACACCCTGGACCTGCGGGACGTGACCCTGGTCGGTTTCTCCACCGGCGGCGGTGAGGTGGCCCGGTACGTGGGCCGGCACGGCACCGGCCGGGTCGCCCAGGTCGTCCTCGTCTCGGCGGTGCCGCCGCTGATGCTACGGACGCCTGACAACCCGGGCGGCGTACCGATCGAGGTCTTCGACGGCATCCGGGCCGGCTCGCTGGCGGACCGCTCCCAGACCTACCGAGACCTGGCGGACGGGCCGTTCTTCGGCAACAACCGGCCGGGCGTGATCGTGTCGCAGGGCATCCGGGACGCGTTCTGGCTGCAGAGCATGGCCTCCGGGCATCGCAACGCGTACGAGTGCATCGCCGCGTTCTCGGCCACCGACTTCCGGCCCGATTTGGACGCGATCGACGTACCGACGTTGGTCATCCACGGCGACGACGACCAGGTCGTGCCGTTCGCGGTCGGCGGCCAGGCATCGGCGGCCCGGGTCAAGAACGCCCGGCTGCTCGTTTACCCCGGTGCGCCGCACGGCATCACCGACACGCATCCCGAGCAGCTCGGCCGAGACCTGCTCGACTTCCTGACCACGGCTCCCTGA
- a CDS encoding alpha/beta hydrolase — protein MAPDTIVLIHGFWVTPRSWKHWISHYEAKGFRVLAPAYPGYEVEVEALNADPTPILQSTVPQIISHYEAIIGELANPPIIIGHSAGGAFTQVLLDHGFGAVGVAMNSAPTEGVRVVPLSQVKSTFPVLKSPANRHKAVPLTFEQWQYAFTNTFTEEEGRALWERYAIPASGGILWGSVLANFQPGHQDIWVDYHNDDRAPLLFVSGSEDHIMPPAIQASNAKHYKSNTVTERIEYEGYAHLLPAQKGWENIADEVLDWALRHAR, from the coding sequence ATGGCACCCGACACCATCGTGCTGATCCACGGATTCTGGGTCACCCCGCGCAGCTGGAAACACTGGATCAGCCACTACGAGGCCAAGGGCTTCCGGGTCCTGGCACCCGCCTACCCGGGGTACGAGGTGGAGGTGGAGGCGCTCAACGCCGACCCGACCCCGATCCTGCAATCCACGGTGCCGCAGATCATCAGCCACTACGAGGCGATCATCGGCGAGCTGGCGAATCCGCCGATCATCATCGGCCACTCGGCCGGCGGCGCGTTCACCCAGGTCCTGCTCGACCACGGCTTCGGCGCGGTGGGGGTGGCGATGAACTCGGCACCCACCGAAGGCGTCCGGGTGGTGCCGCTGTCGCAGGTGAAGTCGACGTTCCCGGTGCTGAAAAGCCCGGCGAACCGGCACAAGGCGGTGCCGTTGACCTTCGAGCAGTGGCAGTACGCCTTCACCAACACGTTCACCGAGGAGGAGGGCCGGGCGCTCTGGGAGCGGTACGCTATCCCGGCCAGCGGCGGCATCCTGTGGGGCAGCGTGCTGGCGAACTTCCAGCCCGGCCACCAGGACATCTGGGTGGACTACCACAACGACGACCGGGCACCGCTGCTGTTCGTCTCCGGCAGCGAGGACCACATCATGCCGCCGGCGATCCAGGCGTCCAACGCCAAGCACTACAAGTCGAACACCGTCACCGAACGGATCGAGTACGAGGGCTACGCCCACCTGCTGCCGGCTCAGAAGGGGTGGGAGAACATCGCCGACGAGGTCCTCGACTGGGCACTGCGGCACGCGAGATGA
- a CDS encoding DUF6069 family protein: protein MNFTGAPARPAAARRSTSRQLSRLAGTGLIAALAAVLVTTVAAALVRVAGVDFEVSADGEAIPLAGFAVVTGFFSIVGVVIAASLLLWSARPAERFVWTAASLTVVSLVPPFLVEADAATTVALLGLHIVPAAVMIPALARSLRIETD from the coding sequence ATGAACTTCACCGGGGCACCTGCACGCCCGGCAGCTGCCCGCCGCAGCACCAGCCGGCAGCTCAGCCGGCTCGCCGGCACCGGCCTCATCGCCGCCCTCGCGGCGGTGCTGGTCACCACCGTCGCCGCCGCGTTGGTCCGGGTGGCCGGCGTCGACTTCGAGGTCTCCGCTGATGGCGAAGCGATCCCGTTGGCCGGGTTCGCTGTGGTGACCGGCTTCTTCTCGATCGTGGGCGTCGTCATCGCCGCCTCGTTGCTTTTGTGGAGCGCCCGCCCAGCCGAGCGGTTCGTCTGGACGGCAGCCTCGCTGACCGTGGTCTCACTCGTCCCGCCGTTCCTCGTCGAGGCGGACGCCGCCACCACCGTCGCCCTGCTCGGGCTGCACATCGTTCCGGCGGCGGTGATGATCCCGGCCTTGGCACGGAGCCTGCGCATCGAAACCGATTGA
- a CDS encoding helix-turn-helix domain-containing protein has protein sequence MPYVLDTTDLPQPDRVEAVYLAMMYASAPCHVIHEDPDGDIFCRMELWDLGNANIFISRSTGIRLLRTARQAKQDAMPVVALSVQRQAHGHLEQHKHLQVVPPGELLAVDLSAPYDYSWSGDGAAGCIQIPSDQLGLPIDVIRQAIHRLRASPLYGMVTNHIAHLVHDPARVTADPAAASVTTASVELARALLASAAHADRLTSQVLAETLLTRVRTYVRQHLADPDLTPGRIATAHNVSLRHLYKVCAQADISLEQWIISERLQHAWHDLRQPENRYRPVAAIAHRWGFRDTTHFTRRFKTRYGISPGQLRRSYGDTPPP, from the coding sequence ATGCCGTACGTTCTCGACACCACGGACCTGCCGCAACCGGACCGCGTCGAAGCCGTCTACCTGGCGATGATGTACGCCTCGGCACCGTGCCACGTCATCCACGAAGACCCCGACGGCGACATCTTCTGCCGGATGGAACTGTGGGACCTGGGCAACGCCAACATCTTCATCAGCCGTTCCACCGGGATCCGGCTGCTGCGTACCGCCAGACAGGCCAAGCAGGACGCGATGCCGGTCGTCGCGTTGTCCGTCCAGCGGCAGGCCCACGGACATCTCGAGCAGCACAAACACCTGCAGGTCGTCCCACCCGGCGAGCTGCTCGCCGTCGACCTGTCCGCACCGTACGACTACTCCTGGTCCGGTGACGGCGCGGCCGGCTGCATCCAGATCCCCAGCGACCAGCTCGGCCTGCCGATCGACGTCATCCGGCAGGCCATCCACCGGCTGCGGGCCAGCCCGCTGTACGGCATGGTCACCAATCACATCGCGCACCTCGTCCACGACCCGGCGCGGGTCACCGCTGACCCGGCGGCGGCGTCCGTCACCACGGCCAGCGTCGAACTGGCCCGGGCACTGCTGGCGTCGGCCGCCCACGCCGACCGGCTGACCAGCCAGGTGCTCGCCGAGACGCTGCTCACCCGCGTCCGCACGTACGTCCGGCAGCACCTGGCCGACCCGGACCTGACGCCCGGCCGCATCGCCACCGCGCACAACGTGTCGCTGCGGCACTTGTACAAGGTGTGCGCGCAGGCCGACATCAGCCTCGAACAGTGGATCATCAGCGAGCGGCTGCAGCACGCATGGCACGACCTGCGGCAGCCGGAGAACCGGTACCGGCCGGTCGCGGCGATCGCCCACCGCTGGGGGTTCCGGGACACGACGCACTTCACCCGGCGGTTCAAAACCCGCTACGGCATCTCACCGGGGCAGTTGCGCCGCTCGTACGGGGACACGCCGCCGCCCTGA
- a CDS encoding DUF4394 domain-containing protein yields MANKLLNRGLMLAGLAGLVGVAVTVSTTLMATPASSDSGVEPQVESATAPDRSGCAVQRGGAGGGAKDSGGRDHHGRGRLISVGLTVDQKLVIFDVDAPGKAWDIGTVSDDLEGDTYLLGIDYRVQNGELYGVGNVGGIYLLDLCNIAAEKVSQLTVTLQGKYFGVDFNPAADRLRIISDAGQNLRHDVNPDGATIEDGTLTYPPAPETATGLSGAAYTNNDLDPATATTLFDLDTNLNQVALQSPANSGQLAATGQLGVEPHPNAGFDIYSTVRDGRTVAVQGFAALDANGHRSLYKINILTGAADKAGNFPKKYNVTDLALPLNQL; encoded by the coding sequence ATGGCAAACAAGTTGCTCAACCGTGGCCTGATGCTCGCGGGCCTCGCGGGCCTGGTCGGCGTGGCCGTGACCGTCAGTACCACGCTCATGGCCACGCCGGCTTCCTCCGACAGCGGAGTGGAGCCGCAGGTGGAGTCGGCGACCGCACCTGACCGGTCCGGTTGCGCGGTGCAGCGGGGCGGGGCGGGCGGGGGTGCCAAGGACAGCGGTGGCAGGGACCACCACGGCCGGGGCAGGCTCATCTCGGTCGGGCTCACCGTCGACCAGAAGCTGGTCATCTTCGATGTCGATGCACCGGGAAAGGCATGGGACATCGGCACGGTCAGCGACGATCTGGAGGGTGACACCTATCTGCTCGGTATCGACTACCGCGTACAGAACGGCGAACTGTACGGGGTCGGCAACGTCGGCGGCATCTATCTGCTCGATCTGTGCAACATCGCTGCGGAGAAGGTGAGTCAGCTGACCGTCACCCTGCAGGGCAAGTACTTCGGTGTCGACTTCAACCCTGCCGCCGACCGGCTGCGGATCATCAGCGACGCGGGCCAGAACCTGCGCCACGACGTCAACCCGGACGGTGCCACCATTGAGGACGGCACCCTGACCTACCCGCCGGCGCCGGAAACCGCTACCGGACTGTCCGGTGCTGCTTACACCAACAACGATCTCGACCCCGCCACCGCCACGACCTTGTTCGACCTCGACACCAACCTCAACCAGGTCGCGCTCCAGTCACCAGCCAACTCCGGCCAACTCGCCGCCACCGGCCAACTCGGCGTCGAACCTCACCCCAACGCCGGCTTCGACATCTACAGCACGGTGCGCGACGGCCGCACGGTCGCCGTGCAGGGCTTCGCCGCCCTAGACGCCAACGGCCACAGGAGCCTATACAAGATCAACATCCTGACCGGCGCGGCAGACAAGGCCGGGAACTTCCCGAAGAAGTACAACGTCACCGACCTGGCCCTGCCCCTGAACCAGCTCTGA
- a CDS encoding RICIN domain-containing protein produces MPATAARLVTSSTGVPRTLSSPRNRMSVPPSTRTTASMSCRSIRKRYASRSGCTPSGQTLRVLGKCLDIPSNATNGSRVVVWDCHGNANQRWSRV; encoded by the coding sequence ATGCCGGCCACGGCGGCGAGGCTGGTGACGTCCTCGACCGGGGTGCCGAGGACGCTCTCGTCGCCGCGCAACAGGATGTCGGTGCCGCCGTCGACCAGGACCACCGCGTCGATGTCGTGCCGGTCGATCAGGAAACGGTACGCGTCGCGCAGCGGCTGTACGCCGAGCGGCCAGACCCTGCGGGTCCTCGGCAAGTGCCTGGACATCCCGAGCAACGCGACCAACGGCTCCAGGGTCGTGGTCTGGGACTGCCACGGCAACGCCAATCAGCGCTGGAGCCGGGTGTAA
- a CDS encoding DNA alkylation repair protein yields the protein MATCDDVRRALADIADPRRAEQTRRFLQIRPGGYGEGDQTIGVPVPDQRRIAGRYWRDLSLAETTRLLTGDVHEERLTAIFILVRMFDKGRQRQRAAVFDTVLAHTDRIDNWDLVDSCAPYIVGPWLLDKDRTVLNRLAVSELVWDRRIAIMATFAFIRAGDFDWTLRLARRLLHDPHDLIHKAVGWMLREVGNRDRTVAEQFLTRHQRDMPRVMLRYAIEKFEPQRRAAYLAGTA from the coding sequence ATGGCCACCTGTGACGATGTCCGCCGAGCGCTCGCCGACATCGCCGACCCGCGTCGCGCCGAGCAGACCCGCCGATTCCTGCAGATCCGACCCGGCGGGTACGGCGAGGGCGACCAGACGATCGGCGTACCGGTGCCGGACCAACGCCGTATCGCCGGTCGGTACTGGCGTGACCTGTCGCTTGCCGAGACGACGCGGCTGCTGACCGGCGACGTGCACGAGGAACGGCTGACCGCGATCTTCATCCTGGTGCGCATGTTCGACAAGGGCAGGCAGCGGCAGCGGGCCGCCGTCTTCGACACCGTGCTGGCCCACACTGACCGGATCGACAACTGGGACCTGGTCGACTCGTGTGCCCCGTACATCGTCGGGCCGTGGCTACTCGACAAGGATCGGACGGTGCTGAACCGGCTGGCCGTCTCGGAGCTGGTCTGGGACCGACGGATCGCGATCATGGCGACGTTCGCCTTCATCCGGGCCGGGGACTTCGACTGGACACTACGGCTGGCGCGACGGCTGCTGCACGACCCGCACGACCTGATCCACAAGGCCGTCGGCTGGATGCTGCGCGAGGTCGGCAACCGCGACCGTACGGTGGCCGAGCAGTTCCTGACCCGGCACCAACGGGACATGCCGAGGGTGATGCTGCGGTACGCCATCGAGAAGTTCGAGCCGCAGCGCCGCGCCGCGTACCTCGCCGGCACGGCCTGA
- a CDS encoding RNA polymerase subunit sigma-70, producing MGADTRLVELGGSRLSEVDEPAFVQLTQRHRRELHVHCYRMLGSFEDAEDTVQETFLRAWRRRETFEGRSTIRAWLYRIATNACLDLLAKRRPEPAHGGEAPWLQPYPDRLLDELPADDADEPEAVAVARETIELAYLVAVQHLAPRPRAVLILRDVLGWPAKEVAELLGDSVNSVNSALQRARAGMRGHLPAERQDWTGGQDDAGTRDLVRRYTDASVATDIPALTSMLRDDVRCSMPPTPGLQVGRDTVVNSWIEDGFQDLGRLRTVQTCVNRQPAIGFYHWREEKGAYLPLTIDVLRVTGGAITEIVTFHAAQFPRLGLPERLPADSPQ from the coding sequence ATGGGTGCGGACACGCGGTTGGTGGAGCTGGGCGGCAGCAGGCTGAGCGAGGTCGACGAACCGGCGTTCGTACAACTGACGCAGCGGCACCGGCGGGAGTTGCACGTGCACTGCTATCGGATGCTCGGGTCGTTCGAGGACGCCGAGGACACGGTGCAGGAGACGTTCCTGCGTGCCTGGCGGCGGCGGGAGACCTTCGAAGGGCGGTCGACGATTCGTGCCTGGCTGTACCGGATCGCCACCAACGCCTGCCTGGACCTGCTAGCCAAGCGCCGCCCGGAGCCCGCGCATGGCGGTGAGGCGCCGTGGCTGCAGCCGTACCCGGATCGGCTGCTCGACGAACTGCCTGCAGACGACGCCGACGAGCCGGAGGCGGTCGCTGTCGCGCGGGAGACGATCGAGTTGGCGTACCTTGTCGCGGTCCAGCACCTCGCGCCCCGTCCACGAGCCGTGCTGATTCTGCGAGACGTGCTCGGCTGGCCGGCCAAGGAGGTCGCCGAGCTGCTCGGTGACTCCGTCAATTCCGTGAACAGCGCGCTGCAGCGGGCCCGCGCCGGCATGCGAGGACACCTGCCCGCCGAGCGGCAGGACTGGACCGGCGGCCAGGACGACGCGGGTACGCGCGACCTGGTGCGCCGCTACACCGACGCCAGCGTGGCCACGGACATCCCCGCGCTCACCTCGATGTTGCGCGACGACGTTCGCTGCTCGATGCCGCCCACGCCAGGCTTGCAGGTCGGCCGCGACACGGTCGTGAACAGCTGGATCGAGGACGGCTTCCAGGACCTGGGCCGCCTGCGCACCGTCCAGACCTGCGTGAACCGGCAGCCCGCCATCGGGTTCTACCACTGGCGGGAAGAGAAGGGTGCGTACCTGCCGCTGACGATCGACGTCCTGCGGGTCACCGGCGGGGCGATCACCGAGATCGTCACCTTCCACGCCGCCCAGTTCCCGCGGCTCGGGCTGCCGGAGCGCCTGCCAGCGGACAGCCCGCAGTAG